A region from the Wansuia hejianensis genome encodes:
- a CDS encoding stage III sporulation protein AG, with product MKEKVVTYLKGLKKEQWIVYLLLGALLVVIAIPVKKKDSGKSTGSETDTEAVTPAADTAASQEEEMERRLEAALARVEGVGEVQVVLSLESTNQKVVEKDIPSSKSSQSSSGSDGSSSSSAASTEESTVYQKGSDGSETPYVIQETYPEVRGVLVVAQGGDNPVVVQQIQEAVMALFRVEAHKIKVMKMK from the coding sequence ATGAAAGAAAAAGTTGTCACCTATCTGAAGGGGTTGAAGAAAGAGCAATGGATTGTATACCTGCTTCTGGGGGCATTGCTGGTTGTCATTGCCATCCCGGTCAAGAAGAAGGACAGTGGAAAAAGCACTGGTTCAGAGACAGATACGGAAGCTGTCACGCCCGCGGCGGATACCGCTGCCAGTCAGGAAGAAGAGATGGAACGGCGGCTGGAAGCTGCGCTTGCCAGGGTGGAGGGAGTGGGTGAAGTACAGGTTGTGCTGTCGCTGGAATCTACCAATCAAAAGGTGGTGGAAAAGGATATTCCATCTTCAAAGAGCAGTCAGTCCAGCTCGGGTTCCGATGGAAGCTCCTCAAGCTCGGCAGCCAGCACGGAAGAAAGTACCGTCTACCAGAAGGGCAGCGACGGAAGTGAGACGCCCTATGTGATTCAGGAGACTTATCCGGAGGTGCGAGGTGTGCTGGTGGTGGCTCAGGGAGGCGATAATCCGGTTGTTGTGCAGCAAATTCAGGAGGCGGTAATGGCATTATTTCGGGTGGAAGCCCATAAAATAAAAGTAATGAAAATGAAATAA